GTCCCATTACCCCCTGCTTTGCCGCAGGCAGCATGGATCAATCCTCCTGTGGATGCATAGAAAACTACAGTAATATTTGACAGTGAGTGTCCAAAAGTTGTTGACAGGTTCCGGAGTTGATTTCGATCGTCAGGAGTTTTTGTGTGCCAGATGTCTGGCTCTACAGGTATACCAATCGATTCTTCCTCAAAAATACTTCCGTCCGGCCTAAATTTAAACCAGTCTACAGAACCATGTAACTTGAACAATCGAACCTTTTTGGATTCACTGTCAAAAAGGGAAGGTGACCAATATCTTACTTTATTCTGAGGACTGCTAAAACCGTCAACAACTTCGATGCCAGAATTTAACAGACACTGCTCTAAAACCGTATCATGGTTTAATGTGAAAATATCCAAACGTGACAAACATTCATCTTGGCAAGCGCCTATGATAGCGTTTAAGTGGTCGAGTTGTTCGGGTCTTTTAGAGAGAAGACACCACGTAATATCTTTAATATAATTAACTGCCTCTCCTGCGATTTCAATAAGTTCCCATCTTTTCCTGATCTCGTTATCTTGACCAATTAATAGATGTCTGATATCAGGTAAAATCTTATCAATTAAGGGCTGTATTGCCGGGTTATCATATTCTCCTCTTTCGCTGTCATAAATCTGGCTGGCCACATAATATAAATCCTCATAATTTGTATTATGGTTGATTGGTGGAGAGTAATAATGATCGATTTCAACTTTTAATCTTTTTAGGAATTTCAAAATCCGTGGGATGTACTCGTCCGGGAAATGTCCGCCATGTAAAGGTTCACCAAAGGAATAGGAACCAGTAGTGAAACGTCTAAGCCCTTCACCAGCAAGAGTGATGTCTGTGATTGAAGCGGTGGATGGTAGGCCTGCCGGTAAAGATATTCCGGAACCTAATAAAAATGCGATTTCAACTGATTTAGCACAAGGCATATAATTTTTAAATATCCATAGCTGTAAATAACCTTTATTAAGTCCTACAATCTGAATTCGGGGGACAGTATACTTAATTGCTAAGTATTTGTTTTCCTTTATAAAAAATCTAGGGATGATCTATTTCATCTCGAAATTCAAGACAACCCAACTTAACCTTCGGCTTTGCAAAGGTTCTCTGTTTAAGGCTTCTTACCACACATCAAATTTTTTATAATTCATGATTACAGATACCAGAAAAAAATTCAATAATTTTTGGTAACTATCTTTTAAGATTGAACCCTCTTGACTAAATTTTTACTCAACTTTTGGATACTAACCCGGCGGGTGGCCCCGACAACATTGTCGGGGTGCGTCAGCACAAGAGGTCAGGTTCAGGCGTTCATCCAGTCGCCGCTTAAACCGATTTTTCATCTTTATCATCCCACCCTGACCTACAAGGCTGATTAAAGAGACAGACGAAATTCTCTCGATTACCGTGGCTTCAATCAAAACAGCAAGGAAGAAAAAATTAAATCCTCAATCCCCAATCCACAATCCACGGATGTGGCCTGGCCGCCTGACCAATCAGGTTAAGAGTTTAAACCCGAAAAATGCAGTTGACACTTTTCCAATGAGCCGTCACTACCGAACCGTGCTTAGCCATGGCTGA
The genomic region above belongs to Deltaproteobacteria bacterium and contains:
- a CDS encoding SIR2 family protein, which produces MPCAKSVEIAFLLGSGISLPAGLPSTASITDITLAGEGLRRFTTGSYSFGEPLHGGHFPDEYIPRILKFLKRLKVEIDHYYSPPINHNTNYEDLYYVASQIYDSERGEYDNPAIQPLIDKILPDIRHLLIGQDNEIRKRWELIEIAGEAVNYIKDITWCLLSKRPEQLDHLNAIIGACQDECLSRLDIFTLNHDTVLEQCLLNSGIEVVDGFSSPQNKVRYWSPSLFDSESKKVRLFKLHGSVDWFKFRPDGSIFEEESIGIPVEPDIWHTKTPDDRNQLRNLSTTFGHSLSNITVVFYASTGGLIHAACGKAGGNGT